One window from the genome of Saccharomyces mikatae IFO 1815 strain IFO1815 genome assembly, chromosome: 2 encodes:
- the TEL1 gene encoding DNA-binding protein kinase TEL1 (similar to Saccharomyces cerevisiae TEL1 (YBL088C); ancestral locus Anc_7.418): MEDHGIQETLKLLSSTKIKERNSALDELTTVLKEDPERIPTKAIPTTADALIELLASEHTKYCELLRNSTDSTTNKLSLSESRLSSISYVLRLFVEKSCTRFKVKTLKLLIAVVPELMIEDGSQRLLYAVSVHLSFALDALTSSDPFKLKFMVHQWISLVNKICEYSRNQMKISIVDKTLTNFLSILLNLIALDTVGIYQVTRTIIWTVIDFLRLSKKENGNTRLIMSLINQLILKCHCLSIIDILMLIKETWSYNLTIGFTSNELIQDQLSLFDVMSSELMNHKLPYMIGQEKYTEELLSESLVSSYREYIILRLGNYDPRSFTLNCIEFSYMQESSDEKPWFELYDFRLRDKKGASEWLRILGITKSLLTYFALYNKNKSESLLFKRRKYDSDIRSILRASDDMDTFLIHLLEEDSSHKFELLGLLLCSFYGTLKDFSKSFTNQMKELLFSKFERIQSFNWVCFSFIPLLSQVTCELSNDDMIRLFKVCLPLVKSKESCQISCILLANSIKFSKHLFSDEKTINQICDFYELSDILGPILISNESFMLWGYLQHFGKDFQSMNGMSSADRIFEWLKSKWSQLYEADDKQDQFCNFMCWLGNKYDPKDPFNDRKHRRMNGIPSSWNENSEVWQHFREQRQFLLGMKLEKKSKCLNTPFFNLPKVALNITRYNDTLYRLLENAESEALSSPLQKFTWAAKLLQIVDNLSGDSTFSEFISAYNRTIAITIPKLNLDNQTSYDFFFDEVLSIRTVNVDHLVFDKIDMKSIVDDFIGLQKKKPQAGVTIVNYFETSSEEAAQNINPYEIESKFQKPHHSTMDKVLEAYLWASKGKSFSERLMAILEFSDLITTDVFISYLSTVCLWLKQTIADRSSYKKVLEEFTEVLGEKLLCNHYSSSNQAMFLLTSYIEAIRPQWLSYPDQPLNSDCNDILDWIISRFEDNSFTGVAATINLSKLLLSLLQNHDLSHGSVRGGKQRVFATFIKCLKRLDSSSIINVLSIISNYMAQVSYNNQSIIFSEIKSLFGPPQQSLEKSAFYSLTMSMLSLVSYPSLVFSLEDMMTYSSFKHTRAFIKQALNKISSTLCHKNLTELFEFCKFDLILYWFNRTKVPSTDLEKEWDITLFGFTDIYEFLGRYFVEVSAIYFSQGFNQKRVLDLLHTITGNDDAYLVYYSYYLCIPLAFISSGVNELIFDILPQISGKATVNHHRKYRLLMLKWIMKFIDLGSLTEVKSTVEKLSPNSYLSHFLFENSSASMRYQYPLHIPLTLGTSLLQSRFSCEKNNIQEFKLLFLSVVTDLEKASTYTEKLQCVRELKFLLVLYENVLVKSSTLNFIIIRLSKFLIDIQIHNEIITVFSSLLNLADKDMLKIEQSLPKLFCKIFIYLRENQKLCPSFQQAIKLIEHWDLIKIKTWKYCLHAIFGNVLHDDIYENTELLDADDCSLDDVILVSLLFSYARKPVVSKIDCSLSNAFALNILKYHVPKEYLSKNFKLWFATLSRNISRQEIRMESTRNFNSEFHLKNFETAFNHPGLPHMVYRRISMFNEQAELYDSTEVFFLSECILTYLVGYSMENSESEFCLTDEALENHKDKVASLDKDALNAIYPLGNDVGMETFICDYYLSRNEPYSCWIAKLACGLINQISFNIPHIICLYPLCKASTTFSELALNDLFFLSMTYDPKSCLKWSDQIFSQLTMLLNVKDFKIKLRLLFSVIKMIRMGSRYKERNCLRAYSSLDLEKIYQISLLIEEFKFGYLLFEEMNMPKIKEMNINTLQKIYESINDSDFIAGLPVPHSIEGVLKSINRIESNTWKRFLFNNADFDANYTTSLKKEKEPLIRATEDSGFYSLASLLESRTASSDVFKWNLELGDWKLLTPKIIDSRAKGLYHAIKNIPQNVGYVEKSLEKSLLAIFDSRQYFTSQDEWMDTLNAIIEFIRIASSSQNVTSFSLTLMSIMKDDKEKLKTIDFCDHKVTLKGRHTLMSVLSKKSLAENVGNPKYLHLGSIIQLVNYIQLAIDNGASQDALRNATLMSNIVKNTAKLYEDPAILFQIERLASYMSANALWESREYNVPVMIMRDLLNRDKLNLDESVLYNHFKVLLDVPIDQIKARLVKWSSESRFESAAAIYEENIVNWDINVDDHKSSSDVFYTLGSFLDEQAQKLRSNGEIEDRERRSHTGKATLKALELIYKNTKLPENERKDAKRHYNRVMLQYNRDSELLKALLLQKEKFLWHALHFYLNTLVFSNKYDNDVIDKFCGLWFEHDDNSKINQLLYKEIGTIPSWKFLPWVNQIASKISIEENEFQRPLQLTMKRLLYKLPYDSLYSVMSILLYEKQSNKDTSISQKIEAVKKILLELQGYDKGAFAKKYLFPVQVFCEMSVELANLKFAQNTKILHLANLKIGQYWLTQLSTEKLPLPTSNFTIKSSADGRKDRPYIVSVNETISITTTGLSLPKIITFNISDGTKQKVLMKGSNDDLRQDAIMEQVFQQVNKVLQNDKELRKLDLGIRTYKVVPLGPKAGIIEFVANSTSLHQILSKLHTNDKITFDQARKAMKAVQTKSNKERLKTYLKITAEIRPQLRNFFFDSFPDPCDWFDAKKKYTKGVAASSIVGYILGLGDRHLNNILLDCSTGEPIHIDLGIAFDQGRLLPIPELIPFRLTRDIVDGFGVTGVDGLFRRSCERVYAVLRKDYIKVMCVLNILKWDPLYSWVMSPVKKYEHLFEEERVIKNFDDVSKFMSSNDRNENQESYRALKGVEEKLMGNGLSVESSVQDLIQQATDPSNLSVIYMGWSPFY; encoded by the coding sequence ATGGAGGATCATGGAATCCAAGAAACTTTGAAGTTGTTATCGTCAACAAAGATTAAAGAGAGGAACAGTGCTTTGGATGAGCTAACGACGgttttaaaagaagatcCAGAGCGGATACCAACTAAGGCCATACCTACAACAGCGGATGCTCTCATAGAGTTACTTGCATCTGAACACACAAAATATTGTGAACTTCTTCGAAACTCGACAGATTCAACAACTAATAAGTTGTCACTTAGTGAGAGCAGACTctcttcaatatcatatGTTTTAAGATTATTTGTAGAGAAGTCATGCACAAGATTTAAGGTGAAAACTTTAAAACTACTTATCGCAGTAGTGCCTGAATTAATGATTGAGGACGGGTCTCAAAGATTATTGTACGCAGTTTCAGTACATCTATCATTTGCTCTAGATGCTTTAACCAGTAGTGACCCTTTCAAACTAAAGTTTATGGTGCACCAATGGATATCCTTAGTCAACAAGATTTGTGAGTATTCTCGGAACCAAATGAAGATATCAATAGTAGACAAAACATTAActaattttttatcaattctCCTGAACCTAATAGCATTAGACACTGTCGGTATATATCAAGTGACAAGAACAATTATTTGGACCGTGATAGATTTTCTGAGATTaagtaaaaaagagaatggaAATACGAGATTAATAATGTCTTTAATTAATCAATTAATTTTGAAGTGCCATTGCTTAAGCATTATTGATATACTTATGCTAATAAAGGAAACATGGAGTTACAACCTCACAATCGGCTTCACTTCCAACGAATTAATTCAAGATCAATTGTCACTGTTTGATGTTATGTCAAGTGAACTAATGAACCATAAACTTCCGTATATGATTGGTCAAGAGAAGTATACTGAGGAACTTCTTTCTGAATCTCTTGTATCTTCATATCGCGAGTATATTATTCTGCGCTTAGGTAATTACGACCCTCGATCATTCACACTAAATTGTATAGAGTTCTCATATATGCAAGAGTCAAGTGATGAAAAGCCATGGTTTGAATTGTATGATTTTAGGCTTAGAGACAAAAAAGGCGCGTCAGAATGGTTAAGAATACTAGGCATCACAAAGTCATTATTAACATACTTTGCATTGtacaacaaaaataaaagtgaGTCCTTACTATTCAAAAGGAGGAAATATGATTCGGATATACGTTCTATTTTACGAGCCTCAGACGATATGGACACATTTCTTATTCATCTTCTAGAGGAGGATAGTTCTCACAAATTTGAACTACTTGGATTACTGTTATGCTCATTTTATGGAACGCTAAAAGATTTTTCGAAGAGTTTCACAAATCAAATGAAAGAACTTCTgttctcaaaatttgaaagaattcaaTCCTTCAATTGGGTTTGCTTTTCATTCATTCCCTTATTGTCTCAAGTAACATGCGAATTAAGCAATGATGACATGATACGCTTATTCAAAGTTTGCTTACCATTAGTGAAGTCAAAAGAATCTTGCCAAATTAGTTGTATTTTATTGGCCAACTCTATAAAGTTTTCGAAGCACCTTTTTTCTGATGAGAAAACTATCAATCAAATATGTGATTTTTATGAACTATCTGATATTTTAGGCCCCATACTAATTTCTAATGAGTCGTTCATGCTATGGGGATACCTTCAGCATTTCGGTAAAGATTTTCAATCGATGAATGGTATGTCATCCGCTGATAGAATTTTCGAGTGGTTGAAATCGAAGTGGAGCCAGTTGTATGAAGCTGATGATAAGCAAGATCAATTCTGTAATTTTATGTGTTGGTTAGGTAACAAATATGATCCGAAGGATCCATTCAATGACAGAAAGCACAGGAGAATGAATGGGATTCCATCATCTTGGAATGAAAACAGCGAGGTTTGGCAACATTTTCGAGAGCAGCgacaatttcttcttggtatgaaactagaaaaaaaatcgaaatGTTTAAACACTCCCTTTTTTAATTTACCAAAAGTTGCCTTAAACATTACACGATATAACGATACTCTTTACAGGTTATTAGAGAACGCTGAAAGTGAGGCGTTGTCGTCACCTTTACAAAAGTTCACATGGGCAGCGAAATTACTACAAATCGTAGATAATCTCTCTGGAGATTCTACTTTTTCCGAATTTATTTCAGCATACAATAGAACAATCGCAATAACTATTCCAAAACTTAATCTTGATAACCAAACTTCCTacgattttttctttgatgaagTTCTATCAATCCGTACCGTAAATGTCGACCATTTGGTGTTTGACAAGATAGATATGAAAAGCATTGTCGATGATTTCATCGGcttacagaaaaaaaaacctcaAGCGGGAGTTACTATCGTCAATTACTTTGAAACCTCGTCAGAAGAGGCTGCACAGAATATCAATCCATATGAAATAGAGAGTAAGTTTCAGAAGCCTCACCATTCGACCATGGATAAAGTATTGGAAGCTTACCTATGGGCCTCAAAGGGAAAAAGTTTCTCGGAGCGTTTAATGGCCATATTAGAGTTTTCTGATCTTATTACTACAGATGTATTTATATCCTATCTTAGTACTGTTTGCCTGTGGTTAAAACAAACGATTGCGGATAGATCCTCCTATAAAAAAGTCTTGGAAGAGTTTACAGAAGTTTTGGGTGAAAAATTGCTTTGCAATCACTAtagttcttcaaatcaagCAATGTTTTTACTTACATCATATATCGAAGCAATAAGGCCGCAGTGGCTATCATATCCTGATCAACCCCTGAATTCAGATTGCAATGATATCCTCGATTGGATAATATCAAGATTTGAGGATAACTCTTTTACTGGTGTCGCCGCTACGATCAATCTGTCCAAACTGTTGCTTAGCCTACTTCAAAATCATGATCTTTCTCATGGGTCAGTCAGAGGCGGAAAGCAAAGGGTTTTTGCCACGTTTATTAAGTGTCTAAAAAGGCTAGATTCCTCTAGTATTATTAACGTGCTGAGTATCATCTCGAATTATATGGCTCAAGTAAGCTACAATAATCAAAGTATCATATTTTCCGAGATTAAAAGCTTATTCGGACCACCTCAGCAGAGTCTTGAAAAATCAGCTTTTTACTCACTCACAATGTCCATGTTATCTTTAGTGTCTTACCCAAGCctagttttttctttagaGGACATGATGACGTACTCAAGCTTCAAACATACCCGCGCGTTTATTAAGCAAGCTCTGAATAAAATATCGAGTACTTTGTGCCATAAAAATCTTACGGAACTCTTTGAATTCTGTAAATTTGATTTGATTTTGTACTGGTTTAACAGAACAAAGGTGCCGAGTACTGACctagaaaaagaatgggaTATAACTCTTTTTGGGTTTACTGACATTTATGAATTTCTTGGGAGATATTTTGTAGAAGTCTCTGCCATTTATTTCTCTCAAGGTTTCAACCAAAAAAGAGTCTTGGATTTATTACACACGATTACTGGGAATGATGATGCTTACCTGGTATATTACAGCTACTACTTGTGCATTCCGCTCGCCTTTATCAGTAGCGGTGTAAACGAACTAATATTTGATATACTGCCCCAAATATCGGGTAAAGCAACGGTAAATCACCACCGAAAGTACCGTTTGTTGATGCTTAAATGGATTATGAAATTTATAGATTTGGGATCACTTACAGAAGTTAAGTCCACTGTTGAAAAACTATCTCCAAATTCATACCTTTCCCATTTTCTATTTGAGAATTCCAGTGCTTCTATGAGATATCAGTACCCACTTCATATACCACTAACTTTAGGAACAAGTTTACTTCAATCGCGCTTTTCTTGTGAGAAGAATAATATCCAAGAATTCAagcttttatttctttcgGTTGTTACCGATCTTGAAAAAGCATCCACTTATACAGAAAAACTGCAATGTGTAAGAGaattaaaatttcttttggtaTTGTACGAAAATGTACTTGTAAAGTCATCAACCTTGAACTTTATCATAATTCGGCTTTCAAAATTCCTGATTGATATACAGATTCATAACGAAATAATAACGGTTTTCAGCTCATTGTTAAATCTCGCTGACAAAGACATGTTAAAGATAGAGCAGTCCTTGCCCAAATTATTCTGCAAaatctttatttatttgagagaaaatcaaaagctctgtccttcttttcagcaGGCTATAAAGCTAATAGAGCATTGGGATCTCATCAAAATTAAGACTTGGAAATACTGTCTCCATGCAATATTTGGAAATGTACTTCATGATGATATTTATGAAAATACAGAACTGTTGGACGCTGATGATTGTAGTTTAGACGATGTTATCTTGGTTTCcttacttttttcatatgCTAGAAAACCTGtggtttcaaaaattgattgTTCCCTTTCTAATGCATTTGCACTTaacattttgaaatatcatGTTCCAAAGGAATACCTAAGcaagaatttcaaattatGGTTTGCAACCCTTTCAAGAAACATTTCACGCCAAGAAATCCGTATGGAGAGTACTCGAAACTTTAATAGTGAGTTTCATTTAAAGAACTTTGAAACGGCATTTAACCATCCTGGATTACCGCATATGGTATACCGACGTATCTCAATGTTCAATGAGCAAGCCGAGCTATATGATTCTACTGAGgtgtttttcctttctgaATGTATTTTAACATACTTGGTAGGCTACTCAATGGAAAATAGCGAAAGTGAGTTTTGTCTTACGGACGAGGCATTGGAAAATCATAAGGATAAAGTCGCATCACTGGATAAAGATGCACTAAACGCTATATACCCATTAGGAAACGATGTTGGAATGGAAACATTCATATgtgattattatttatcaCGAAACGAACCGTACAGTTGTTGGATAGCTAAATTAGCCTGTGGGTTGATCAATCAAATATCCTTCAATATACCACATATTATTTGCTTATATCCTTTGTGCAAAGCATCAACAACTTTCAGTGAATTAGCACTTAATgatttgttctttctttcgATGACTTACGATCCGAAAAGTTGTTTAAAGTGGAGTGATCAAATATTTTCCCAATTGACAATGCTGCTAAACGTTAAAGATTTTAAGATAAAGCTAAGATTGCTTTTTAGTGTAATTAAAATGATTAGAATGGGTTCAAGATACAAAGAACGAAACTGTTTACGCGCGTATTCAAGCTTAgacttggaaaaaatttaccagatttctcttttaataGAAGAGTTCAAGTTTGGCTACTTATTATTTGAGGAAATGAACATGCCAAAAATTAAGGAAATGAATATAAATACGCTCCAAAAAATTTACGAATCCATTAATGATAGCGATTTTATAGCGGGTTTACCTGTTCCACATTCAATAGAAGGTGTTTTGAAATCTATCAATAGAATCGAATCAAATACATGGAagcgttttcttttcaataatgctGATTTTGATGCCAATTATACCACTTcgttgaagaaagaaaaagaaccGTTAATTAGGGCTACCGAAGATAGCGGTTTCTACAGTTTGGCCAGCTTATTGGAAAGTAGAACAGCATCCAGTGATGTTTTCAAATGGAATTTAGAACTAGGAGACTGGAAATTACTGACTCCAAAAATTATCGATTCCAGGGCAAAAGGATTGTACCATGCTATCAAAAACATACCGCAAAACGTTGGTTATGTTGAAAAGAGCTTAGAGAAATCTCTGTTAGCGATCTTTGATTCTCGGCAATATTTTACTTCTCAAGATGAGTGGATGGATACTTTAAACGCAattattgaatttattaGAATAGCATCAAGTTCACAGAATGTTACATCTTTTTCGCTAACACTGATGTCTATCATGAAAGATGATAAGGAAAAGTTGAAGACCATTGATTTTTGTGATCACAAAGTGACGTTAAAAGGTAGGCACACTTTGATGAGTGtactttcaaagaaatcacTAGCGGAAAATGTAGGGAACCCAAAGTATTTACACCTTGGATCTATTATTCAACTTGTTAATTATATTCAGTTAGCAATTGACAATGGTGCATCCCAAGATGCGCTAAGAAATGCTACTTTAATGAGTAATATAGTCAAGAATACCGCTAAATTGTATGAAGACCCTGCTATATTATTTCAAATTGAAAGACTAGCAAGTTACATGTCTGCCAATGCACTCTGGGAGTCGCGAGAGTATAATGTACCGGTAATGATAATGAGGGACCTTTTAAACCGTGATAAATTAAATCTTGACGAAAGTGTACTTTACAACCATTTCAAAGTACTTCTCGATGTACCCATCGACCAAATTAAAGCTCGTTTGGTTAAATGGAGCTCGGAATCCAGATTTGAATCAGCTGCGGCAATATACgaagaaaacattgttAATTGGGATATAAATGTCGATGACCATAAATCAAGCTCTGATGTTTTTTACACACTTGGAAGTTTTCTCGATGAACAGGCACAAAAGTTACGATCAAATGGAGAGATCGAGGATAGAGAACGCAGGTCACATACCGGGAAGGCTACCTTGAAAGCTTTGGAGTTAATATACAAGAACACAAAACTACCAGAAAACGAAAGGAAAGATGCAAAAAGGCATTACAATCGTGTCATGCTACAATATAATAGAGATTCAGAATTATTAAAAGCACTGCTTcttcagaaagaaaagtttttatGGCATGCACTCCATTTTTATCTCAATACTTTAGTATTCAGCAATAAATATGATAATGACGTTATTGACAAATTCTGTGGTTTGTGGTTTGAACATGATGACAATAGTAAGATAAATCAATTGctatataaagaaattggGACAATACCAAGCTGGAAATTCTTACCTTGGGTAAATCAAATTGCGTCAAAAATATCTATAGAGGAGAATGAATTTCAGAGGCCGTTGCAACTAACTATGAAACGGCTTCTTTACAAACTGCCATATGATTCTCTTTATTCAGTTATGAGCATATTGCTATATGAAAAGCAGTCTAATAAGGATACGAGCATATcacaaaaaattgaagcCGTCAAAAAGATTCTTCTGGAGTTGCAAGGGTACGACAAAGGCGCTTTTGCGAAAAAGTACCTCTTCCCTGTACAAGTATTTTGTGAAATGTCTGTAGAGTTAGCAAACCTTAAATTTGCgcaaaatacaaaaattttGCATTTAGCTAATTTGAAGATTGGTCAATATTGGCTGACTCAGCTAAGCACGGAGAAGCTTCCTCTTCCTACGAGTAACTTTACAATCAAAAGTTCTGCTGACGGAAGGAAAGATCGCCCTTATATTGTATCCGTTAATGAAACAATAAGCATCACCACTACGGGACTGTCTTTGCCGAAAATAATTACTTTTAACATTTCAGATGGTACAAAACAAAAGGTTTTGATGAAAGGTAGTAATGATGATCTAAGGCAAGACGCAATTATGGAGCAAGTATTTCAGCAGGTTAATAAGGTTCTTCAAAATGATAAAGAGCTAAGAAAGTTAGATCTGGGTATTAGAACATATAAAGTGGTCCCATTAGGACCGAAAGCTGGAattattgaatttgttgCAAATTCGACGTCGTTACATCAGATACTGAGTAAGCTACATACAAATGACAAAATAACATTTGACCAGGCAAGGAAAGCTATGAAAGCAGttcaaacaaaatcaaacaaaGAGAGACTGAAAACTTATTTAAAAATTACAGCTGAAATTAGGCCTCAATtaagaaactttttttttgattcttTTCCCGATCCATGTGACTGGTTTGATGCTAAGAAAAAGTATACAAAAGGTGTTGCTGCCAGCTCTATTGTTGGGTACATATTAGGCCTCGGCGATAGGCATTTGAACAACATTCTGCTTGATTGTTCTACTGGTGAACCCATTCATATAGATTTGGGAATTGCTTTCGATCAGGGGAGACTTCTTCCCATTCCAGAATTGATCCCCTTTAGATTAACTAGGGACATTGTTGATGGATTTGGAGTTACAGGTGTTGATGGCTTATTTAGGAGAAGTTGTGAAAGGGTTTATGCAGTGCTAAGAAAAGATTACATTAAGGTGATGTGTGTCCTGAACATCTTGAAATGGGATCCTCTCTATTCTTGGGTAATGTCACCGGTTAAAAAATACGAGCatttatttgaagaagagcGTGTCATTAAGAATTTCGATGACGTCAGTAAGTTCATGAGTAGCAACGAcaggaatgaaaatcaagaGTCTTACAGAGCTCTTAAAGGtgtggaagaaaaacttaTGGGCAATGGCTTAAGTGTAGAATCAAGTGTACAGGACTTAATTCAACAAGCCACAGATCCATCGAACTTGAGTGTTATATACATGGGGTGGTCCCCTTTTTATTAG
- the RPL23A gene encoding 60S ribosomal protein uL14 (similar to Saccharomyces cerevisiae RPL23A (YBL087C) and RPL23B (YER117W); ancestral locus Anc_7.417), protein MSGNGAQGTKFRISLGLPVGAIMNCADNSGARNLYIIAVKGSGSRLNRLPAASLGDMVMATVKKGKPELRKKVMPAIVVRQAKSWRRRDGVFLYFEDNAGVIANPKGEMKGSAITGPVGKECADLWPRVASNSGVVV, encoded by the exons ATGTCCGGTAACGGTGCTCAAGGTACTAAGTTTAGAATCTCA TTAGGTCTACCAGTCGGTGCCATCATGAACTGCGCTGACAACAGTGGTGCCAGAAACTTGTACATTATTGCCGTCAAGGGTTCTGGTTCCAGATTGAACAGATTGCCTGCCGCCTCCCTAGGTGATATGGTTATGGCCACTGTTAAGAAAGGTAAGCCAGaattaagaaagaaggtTATGCCAGCTATTGTTGTTCGTCAAGCCAAGTCCTGGAGAAGAAGGGATGGTGTCTTCTTGTATTTTGAAGACAATGCTGGTGTCATCGCCAATCCAAAGGGTGAAATGAAGGGTTCTGCTATTACCGGCCCAGTCGGTAAGGAATGTGCCGATTTGTGGCCAAGAGTTGCATCTAACTCCGGTGTCGTTGTGTAA